Proteins from a single region of Dermochelys coriacea isolate rDerCor1 chromosome 28, rDerCor1.pri.v4, whole genome shotgun sequence:
- the LOC119849305 gene encoding immunoglobulin lambda-1 light chain-like isoform X1, which produces MELPMGLFLLVLCFGGALGGPPRLTQPSPSHVVDEKTPRLRCQMSGSDIATHVLSWYHQPPGQGPVFLLSHRAGENKPVYGAGVSERFIADLERATNTFSLTIGNVKPTDTGTFYCAVWYANQYLFGEGTRLVLGGDPGKKRPPEVALLGPAWAAGPAFLCLAWGFSPEPVRLRWQVDGREPGPGEASPPAEGQGGAGAASMLSLPPRAWLEGARVTCRVEHETRAQQSSAELKGAGRRGCSVSAEDPVSPPDPLGNGTVGSAAPQSTGAPSLGRILMTASRCYLGSLAASCLYSLGVSLLVGLRGLREQQESKRRGPPPPPPGARQRAPRRRAGEEHRFK; this is translated from the exons ATGGAGCTTCCGATGGGGCTTTTCCTCCTCGTTCTCTGTTTCGGCG GGGCCCTGGGGGGGCCACCCCGGCTGACCCAGCCGTCCCCATCCCACGTGGTGGATGAGAAGACCCCGCGGCTCCGCTGCCAGATGTCGGGGAGCGACATCGCTACCCACGTCCTGTCCTGGTACCACCAGCCCCCCGGGCAGGGCCCCGTCTTCCTGCTGAGCCACCGGGCCGGGGAGAACAAGCCCGTCTATGGGGCCGGCGTCTCCGAGCGCTTCATCGCCGACCTGGAGCGCGCCACCAACACCTTCAGCCTCACTATCGGCAACGTGAAGCCCACCGACACCGGCACCTTCTACTGCGCCGTCTGGTACGCCAACCAGTACCTCTTCGGAGAGGGCACCCGCCTCGTCCTGGGAG GTGACCCCGGGAAGAAGCGCCCGCCGGAGGTGGCACTGCTGGGCCCGGCGTGGGCGGCCGGCCCGGCTTTCCTGTGTCTGGCCTGGGGCTTCTCCCCGGAGCCGGTCCGGCTGCGCTGGCAGGTGGACGGGCGGGAGCCGGGCCCTGGGGAGGCCTCCCCGCCGGCGGAGggccagggtggggcaggagccGCCAGCATGCTCAGCCTCCCGCCCCGGGCCTGGCTGGAGGGAGCCCGGGTGACCTGCCGGGTGGAGCACGAGACCCGGGCCCAGCAGAGCAGCGCTGAGCTGAAGGGGGCCGGGCGGCGAG GTTGTTCGGTATCCGCCGAAGACCCCGTCTCGCCGCCCGACCCTCTCGGCAATGGGACCGTGGGGAGCGCCGCTCCCCAGAGCACCG ggGCCCCGAGCCTGGGCCGGATCCTGATGACAGCCTCGCGCTGCTACCTGGGGTCGCTGGCCGCCAGCTGCCTCTACAGCCTTGGGGTCTCCCTCCTTGTGGGGCTGCGGGGGCTGCGGGAGCAGCAGGAATCCAAGCGTCGGgggccacccccaccccctccaggagCCCGGCAGAGAGCGCCCCGGAGGAGAGCCGGCGAGGAGCACCGCTTCAAATGA
- the LOC119849305 gene encoding immunoglobulin lambda-1 light chain-like isoform X2 — MQQKHPEGGALGGPPRLTQPSPSHVVDEKTPRLRCQMSGSDIATHVLSWYHQPPGQGPVFLLSHRAGENKPVYGAGVSERFIADLERATNTFSLTIGNVKPTDTGTFYCAVWYANQYLFGEGTRLVLGGDPGKKRPPEVALLGPAWAAGPAFLCLAWGFSPEPVRLRWQVDGREPGPGEASPPAEGQGGAGAASMLSLPPRAWLEGARVTCRVEHETRAQQSSAELKGAGRRGCSVSAEDPVSPPDPLGNGTVGSAAPQSTGAPSLGRILMTASRCYLGSLAASCLYSLGVSLLVGLRGLREQQESKRRGPPPPPPGARQRAPRRRAGEEHRFK, encoded by the exons GGGCCCTGGGGGGGCCACCCCGGCTGACCCAGCCGTCCCCATCCCACGTGGTGGATGAGAAGACCCCGCGGCTCCGCTGCCAGATGTCGGGGAGCGACATCGCTACCCACGTCCTGTCCTGGTACCACCAGCCCCCCGGGCAGGGCCCCGTCTTCCTGCTGAGCCACCGGGCCGGGGAGAACAAGCCCGTCTATGGGGCCGGCGTCTCCGAGCGCTTCATCGCCGACCTGGAGCGCGCCACCAACACCTTCAGCCTCACTATCGGCAACGTGAAGCCCACCGACACCGGCACCTTCTACTGCGCCGTCTGGTACGCCAACCAGTACCTCTTCGGAGAGGGCACCCGCCTCGTCCTGGGAG GTGACCCCGGGAAGAAGCGCCCGCCGGAGGTGGCACTGCTGGGCCCGGCGTGGGCGGCCGGCCCGGCTTTCCTGTGTCTGGCCTGGGGCTTCTCCCCGGAGCCGGTCCGGCTGCGCTGGCAGGTGGACGGGCGGGAGCCGGGCCCTGGGGAGGCCTCCCCGCCGGCGGAGggccagggtggggcaggagccGCCAGCATGCTCAGCCTCCCGCCCCGGGCCTGGCTGGAGGGAGCCCGGGTGACCTGCCGGGTGGAGCACGAGACCCGGGCCCAGCAGAGCAGCGCTGAGCTGAAGGGGGCCGGGCGGCGAG GTTGTTCGGTATCCGCCGAAGACCCCGTCTCGCCGCCCGACCCTCTCGGCAATGGGACCGTGGGGAGCGCCGCTCCCCAGAGCACCG ggGCCCCGAGCCTGGGCCGGATCCTGATGACAGCCTCGCGCTGCTACCTGGGGTCGCTGGCCGCCAGCTGCCTCTACAGCCTTGGGGTCTCCCTCCTTGTGGGGCTGCGGGGGCTGCGGGAGCAGCAGGAATCCAAGCGTCGGgggccacccccaccccctccaggagCCCGGCAGAGAGCGCCCCGGAGGAGAGCCGGCGAGGAGCACCGCTTCAAATGA